The following coding sequences are from one Triticum aestivum cultivar Chinese Spring chromosome 5A, IWGSC CS RefSeq v2.1, whole genome shotgun sequence window:
- the LOC123104800 gene encoding trihelix transcription factor ASIL2 encodes MDSLPDGAAPPAPTPQQQQPKRDEWSESGISRLLEAYEAKWLLRNRAKLKWSDWVDIAHDVSAHCSSSDHAASKPGAAAGGTAKTPNQCKNKVESMKKRYRAESAAATRAGSAGVASASGGPSWRFFGRMDGLLKGPAAGCSGQPQAQPEPSYDGIVQPRAPLKAEPEVDAEADTALQQPPDTAGPPGALSELLSADANGSATVKAEKTVDLATHKESGRAADSDAANVSSPRSKEVEVGVNDDGAEEVDTPRKRKSPELDVARSIELLASSFVKIERARLEVYRDTERMRAEAEVKKGEMELRRTEIMAKTQLQIARLFAKRLKECVGSRNGGSSSQADTLAKKGENGSG; translated from the exons GACGAGTGGAGCGAGAGCGGCATCTCGCGCCTGCTCGAGGCCTACGAGGCCAAGTGGCTGCTCCGCAACCGGGCCAAGCTCAAGTGGAGCGACTGGGTCGACATCGCCCACGACGTCTCCGCCCACTGCTCCTCCTCCGACCACGCGGCCTCCAAGCCCGGCGCCGCTGCCGGGGGCACCGCCAAGACCCCCAACCAGTGCAAGAACAAGGTCGAGTCCATGAAGAAGCGCTACCGGGCCGAGTCCGCCGCCGCAACGCGGGCCGGATCAGCTGGGGTGGCCAGCGCCTCCGGTGGCCCGTCCTGGCGCTTCTTCGGCCGCATGGACGGGCTGCTCAAGGGCCCGGCCGCCGGCTGCTCTGGCCAGCCGCAGGCGCAACCGGAGCCGAGCTACGATGGCATCGTCCAGCCGCGAGCCCCCCTGAAAGCAGAGCCAGAGGTCGACGCCGAAGCAGACACCGCCCTCCAGCAGCCGCCGGACACAGCAGGGCCGCCCGGGGCGCTCTCCGAGCTACTGAGCGCAGACGCCAACGGCTCCGCGACGGTGAAGGCCGAGAAGACCGTCGATCTGGCCACGCACAAGGAGAGCGGCAGGGCGGCTGACAGCGACGCCGCAAATGTGAGCTCTCCGCGGAGCAAGGAGGTGGAGGTGGGGGTGAACGACGACGGCGCCGAGGAGGTGGACACGCCGAGAAAGAGGAAGAGCCCGGAGCTGGACGTCGCGAGGAGCATCGAGCTGCTGGCGAGCTCGTTCGTGAAGATCGAGCGGGCCAGGCTGGAGGTGTACCGGGACACGGAGCGGATGAGGGCCGAGGCCGAGGTGAAGAAGGGCGAGATGGAGCTGAGGAGGACGGAGATCATGGCCAAGACGCAGCTGCAGATCGCCAGGCTCTTCGCCAAGCGGCTCAAGGAGTGCGTAGGCAGCAGGAATGGCGGCAGCTCGTCTCAAGCGGACACGCTTGCCAAGAAAGGCGAAAATG GTTCAGGGTGA